The following proteins come from a genomic window of Maribacter sp. HTCC2170:
- a CDS encoding TusE/DsrC/DsvC family sulfur relay protein, with amino-acid sequence MKKVIAQTEIDVNEEGYMTEFSQWSKEICVCLADEQDICMTEKHWEVIEYIHEKHNNEEPLSIRGIKKSGVINIKEFYSLFPGGPLKKSTLIAGIPKPKSCI; translated from the coding sequence ATGAAAAAAGTAATAGCACAAACCGAAATAGATGTTAATGAAGAGGGATATATGACCGAATTCTCACAATGGAGCAAAGAAATATGTGTATGTCTAGCCGATGAGCAAGATATTTGCATGACGGAAAAACATTGGGAAGTCATAGAATACATACATGAAAAACACAACAATGAAGAACCACTTTCTATTAGGGGTATCAAAAAAAGTGGTGTAATAAACATAAAAGAGTTTTATAGCTTATTTCCAGGTGGCCCACTTAAAAAGTCAACTTTAATCGCTGGGATACCAAAACCCAAAAGCTGTATTTAA
- a CDS encoding cbb3-type cytochrome c oxidase subunit I: MKYKSQKVAYWFFALSMLLLVLQLVYGFVMGFARIGFDNLHEFGIPFNTARAVHTNLLVVWLLSGFMGAAYYIIPEEAQRELVNVKLAYVQLISLALVGVAAVVGYHFNYWEGRKFLEIPRPLDFLVVVNVLLFLGLILVTLFKGKRRTTTALVLSMGLLFAALLYLPGMLPFDSQVTDSFFRWWVVHLWVEGVWELIMGGILSFLLIKLTGVDREVIEKWLYVIVGLTFLSGVLGTGHHYYYIGVNKIWLIVGGIFSALEPLAFLAMALFAVNMYRKGEKKHPNKLALYWTLGAAIVSFVGAGLLGFAHTLPQTNLYTHGTLVTAMHGHLAFWGAYGMIVLAIISYSLPNMTGRKLYTSSTGRAAFWLSNIGMIGMTVAFGVAGVVQVYLERKLGMEFMEVQNETKVHFVVLILCATLFTTGIIMYIVDFYKHGKPSDEALEINQ, encoded by the coding sequence ATGAAATATAAATCACAAAAAGTAGCCTATTGGTTTTTTGCTTTATCAATGTTATTGTTGGTACTGCAATTGGTATATGGCTTTGTAATGGGTTTTGCCCGAATTGGCTTTGATAATTTACACGAATTTGGTATTCCCTTTAACACTGCACGTGCAGTGCATACTAATTTATTGGTAGTTTGGTTGCTCTCTGGTTTTATGGGCGCAGCATATTATATTATTCCCGAAGAGGCCCAACGAGAGTTGGTAAATGTAAAATTGGCGTATGTACAATTAATTAGTTTGGCCCTTGTTGGAGTAGCTGCAGTCGTTGGTTATCATTTTAACTATTGGGAAGGGCGTAAATTTTTAGAAATTCCTAGACCATTGGACTTCTTGGTAGTAGTTAATGTTTTACTGTTCCTAGGATTGATTCTGGTTACTCTGTTCAAAGGTAAGCGGCGAACAACCACAGCTTTGGTATTATCTATGGGATTGTTGTTTGCAGCTTTATTGTATTTGCCTGGAATGTTACCTTTTGATAGTCAAGTGACTGATTCCTTTTTCAGATGGTGGGTTGTTCACCTATGGGTTGAAGGTGTTTGGGAATTGATTATGGGAGGTATTCTTTCTTTCCTATTGATTAAATTAACGGGTGTAGATAGAGAGGTTATTGAGAAATGGCTTTATGTTATTGTTGGGCTAACGTTTCTTTCTGGAGTATTAGGAACAGGTCACCATTACTACTATATAGGTGTGAACAAAATCTGGTTGATTGTAGGTGGTATATTTTCTGCCTTGGAACCTTTGGCTTTCTTGGCGATGGCATTGTTCGCTGTGAACATGTATAGAAAAGGAGAGAAGAAACATCCAAATAAACTGGCACTGTATTGGACACTTGGTGCGGCGATTGTATCTTTTGTAGGTGCAGGGCTTTTAGGATTTGCACATACGTTACCACAAACAAACCTATATACACACGGTACTTTGGTTACTGCTATGCATGGTCATTTAGCTTTCTGGGGAGCTTATGGTATGATTGTTTTGGCAATTATTAGCTATAGTTTACCTAATATGACCGGTAGAAAATTATACACTAGTTCTACTGGTAGAGCTGCGTTCTGGCTTTCTAACATTGGTATGATAGGTATGACGGTCGCTTTTGGTGTAGCTGGTGTTGTACAAGTGTATTTAGAACGAAAACTTGGTATGGAGTTTATGGAAGTACAAAACGAAACCAAGGTACATTTTGTAGTCCTCATATTATGTGCTACACTCTTTACAACTGGAATAATCATGTACATTGTTGATTTTTATAAACATGGTAAGCCTTCGGACGAGGCTTTGGAAATAAATCAATAA
- the nirK gene encoding copper-containing nitrite reductase, whose product MRNLKSIFHRASIALMGTLLIASCSESVPEAKALKDASTIAIKGTMKAELTAPPFVPAPVGDRPAKKLIVNMEILEEVGTMTDGVEYVYWTFGGSVPGSFIRTRVGDEVEFTLSNHPDNKLPHNIDLHAVTGPGGGATSSFVAPGHEKTFSFKTLNPGLYVYHCATAPVGMHIANGMYGLILVEPEGGLPKVDKEYYIMQGDFYTKGEYGESGLQPFDMQKAVDEDADYVVFNGKVGALTGDNAITANVGETVRLYVGNGGPNLTSSFHVIGEIFDNVHIEGGSIINKDVQTTSIPAGGAAIVDFKVDVPGTFILVDHAIFRAFNKGALGMLKVNGEEDKKLYSGVMQEGIYNPEGGAIQSMPNDETEKAVATNKTLAQKIESGKQLYTNTCFACHQANGEGIASAFPPLAKSDYLNADVNRAIDIVLHGKTGEITVNGVKYNSVMTKQTLSDSEVADVLTYVYNSWGNNKTNISTSTVTQRRSAH is encoded by the coding sequence ATGAGAAATTTGAAATCAATTTTCCATAGGGCAAGTATTGCCCTAATGGGTACTCTTTTAATAGCTAGTTGTAGTGAAAGTGTCCCTGAGGCTAAGGCTTTAAAGGATGCTTCTACAATAGCTATTAAGGGAACCATGAAAGCAGAGTTAACAGCGCCACCTTTTGTACCTGCTCCAGTTGGAGATCGTCCAGCAAAAAAGTTGATAGTAAACATGGAGATTCTTGAAGAGGTAGGAACCATGACTGATGGCGTAGAGTATGTGTATTGGACATTTGGAGGATCTGTGCCAGGAAGTTTTATTAGAACTCGTGTAGGTGATGAGGTAGAATTTACGCTATCAAATCACCCAGATAATAAATTACCACATAATATTGATTTGCATGCAGTAACTGGACCAGGCGGTGGAGCAACTTCTTCGTTTGTTGCACCAGGGCATGAAAAAACATTTTCATTTAAGACATTGAATCCGGGATTGTACGTGTATCACTGTGCTACAGCCCCTGTCGGAATGCACATTGCTAATGGAATGTATGGTTTAATTTTGGTCGAGCCAGAAGGTGGATTGCCAAAAGTAGATAAGGAATATTACATTATGCAAGGTGATTTCTATACCAAAGGGGAATATGGAGAATCTGGATTACAACCTTTTGATATGCAAAAAGCAGTGGATGAAGACGCAGATTATGTAGTGTTTAATGGTAAAGTAGGAGCACTTACAGGCGACAATGCAATAACTGCCAATGTTGGTGAAACGGTTCGATTATATGTTGGTAACGGTGGGCCTAATTTAACTTCTTCCTTTCATGTTATTGGAGAAATTTTTGATAACGTGCATATAGAAGGAGGTTCTATAATTAATAAGGACGTGCAAACAACATCAATCCCAGCTGGTGGCGCTGCTATTGTTGATTTCAAGGTTGATGTTCCCGGAACATTCATTCTGGTAGATCACGCCATTTTCAGAGCATTTAATAAAGGAGCTTTGGGTATGTTAAAAGTAAATGGTGAGGAAGACAAGAAATTGTACTCCGGAGTTATGCAAGAAGGAATTTATAACCCTGAAGGCGGAGCAATACAAAGCATGCCTAATGACGAAACTGAGAAAGCAGTGGCCACAAATAAAACACTTGCACAAAAGATTGAATCTGGAAAGCAGTTATATACAAATACTTGTTTTGCTTGTCACCAAGCAAATGGTGAAGGTATAGCTAGTGCTTTCCCACCATTGGCAAAATCTGATTATTTAAATGCGGATGTTAATAGAGCCATTGACATTGTATTACATGGTAAAACAGGGGAAATCACTGTAAACGGTGTTAAGTATAATAGCGTAATGACCAAACAAACATTATCTGATAGTGAAGTTGCAGACGTGTTGACCTATGTATACAATTCATGGGGTAACAATAAAACAAACATAAGTACATCTACAGTTACACAAAGAAGAAGTGCTCATTAA
- a CDS encoding formylglycine-generating enzyme family protein, with protein MNTVLRLMICILFSWITNVNCQSKMVSIEGGSYIPLYGRDSMKVTIADFYMDVYPVTNKEFQQFLDDTPKWRRSNVKRLFADDNYLMSWSSDTALSENQSLKAPVTNVSWFVANDYCECQGKRLPTVDEWEYVAMANEELPDARTIKGYNEYILSWYEKPKTFNNEIGSTFKNYWGVYDLHGLVWEWTLDFNSVLVSGESRKDVDNDSNLFCGSAAIGATDLMNYAAFMRYAIRGSVKAKYTMKNLGFRCVKDNNQ; from the coding sequence ATGAATACTGTTTTAAGACTGATGATTTGCATACTGTTTAGTTGGATAACCAATGTGAATTGTCAGTCTAAAATGGTTTCGATAGAAGGAGGCTCTTATATACCGTTGTATGGCAGGGATTCTATGAAGGTCACCATTGCTGATTTTTATATGGATGTATATCCTGTAACGAATAAAGAATTTCAACAATTTTTAGATGATACTCCGAAATGGAGAAGATCTAATGTGAAAAGACTTTTTGCTGACGATAATTATTTAATGAGTTGGTCGTCGGACACAGCACTCAGTGAAAACCAATCGCTTAAAGCTCCAGTCACCAATGTTTCTTGGTTTGTGGCAAATGACTACTGTGAATGTCAGGGGAAAAGATTACCTACAGTAGACGAATGGGAATATGTAGCAATGGCAAACGAAGAGTTACCAGATGCCCGTACGATAAAAGGCTATAATGAGTATATACTATCGTGGTACGAAAAACCAAAAACTTTTAATAATGAAATTGGGTCAACCTTCAAGAATTACTGGGGTGTATATGATTTACATGGTTTAGTTTGGGAATGGACTTTGGATTTCAACTCAGTTTTAGTGTCAGGAGAGTCACGAAAAGATGTTGACAATGATAGTAATCTATTCTGCGGAAGTGCGGCAATAGGTGCAACGGACCTTATGAATTATGCAGCTTTTATGAGGTATGCCATTAGAGGTAGTGTTAAAGCCAAGTATACAATGAAAAACTTAGGTTTTAGATGCGTGAAGGATAACAACCAATAA
- a CDS encoding SCO family protein, translating into MNFSKYVLFLFVACMSFASCNTKKTNKDQVAYHCPMECEGDKTYESEGSCPVCKMDLVLLENKPILANTDEISEESIFNLTSKWNTEEGKTIELKDLKGKPLVMVMIYTTCKAACPRLVADMRNISKQIPENNTDDLQYVLISIDPETDTPKRLKAFAIENQMDGEQWTFLQGSMSGVREFANVLAVKYKQISPIDFSHSNIISVFNAAGELVHQQEGLGVDNKETVQEIKNLLK; encoded by the coding sequence ATGAATTTCTCTAAATATGTATTATTCCTTTTTGTAGCCTGCATGTCTTTTGCATCATGCAATACAAAAAAAACAAATAAAGATCAGGTGGCTTATCATTGCCCAATGGAGTGCGAAGGTGATAAGACCTATGAATCTGAAGGTAGTTGCCCCGTTTGTAAAATGGATTTGGTCTTATTGGAAAACAAGCCAATACTAGCCAATACAGATGAAATTTCTGAAGAATCAATATTCAATTTAACCTCTAAATGGAACACCGAAGAGGGGAAAACAATTGAATTAAAAGATTTGAAAGGAAAGCCCTTGGTCATGGTAATGATCTATACCACATGTAAGGCAGCATGTCCTAGACTTGTTGCAGATATGCGAAACATATCAAAACAGATTCCTGAAAATAATACTGATGATTTGCAATATGTTTTAATTAGTATTGATCCAGAAACAGATACTCCAAAACGTTTGAAGGCTTTTGCAATTGAAAATCAAATGGACGGCGAGCAATGGACATTTCTTCAAGGGTCTATGAGTGGTGTACGAGAGTTTGCCAATGTATTAGCTGTAAAGTATAAGCAAATATCACCTATAGACTTTTCTCATTCGAATATTATTAGTGTATTTAACGCTGCTGGTGAATTAGTTCATCAACAAGAGGGATTAGGAGTAGATAATAAGGAAACGGTACAAGAGATTAAAAACTTGTTGAAATAA
- a CDS encoding c-type cytochrome: MLSKKQARAFFLGGTLVTFLVFIGLTIYSFSVENDQSNHENITEAVVRGKNIWESNNCMGCHTILGEGAYYAPELTKVVDRMNMKYDGQGEEVIKSILMSPVPWQPNGRKMVAYEMTEQEAEDMVEFFKWIGEIDLNGFDRIVSPLAKEDN, from the coding sequence ATGTTATCCAAAAAACAAGCAAGAGCTTTCTTTCTCGGAGGAACATTAGTAACCTTTCTAGTTTTTATAGGGCTTACTATTTATTCTTTCAGTGTTGAAAATGATCAATCTAACCATGAGAACATTACAGAAGCTGTAGTGAGAGGCAAAAACATCTGGGAATCCAATAATTGCATGGGTTGCCATACCATTTTAGGTGAGGGTGCATATTATGCCCCTGAACTTACAAAAGTTGTTGACCGTATGAACATGAAATATGACGGTCAAGGCGAAGAAGTAATCAAAAGTATTTTAATGTCTCCAGTACCCTGGCAACCCAATGGAAGAAAAATGGTTGCTTATGAGATGACCGAGCAGGAAGCAGAAGATATGGTTGAATTTTTTAAATGGATCGGAGAAATCGATTTAAACGGATTTGACCGAATTGTATCACCATTGGCTAAAGAAGACAACTAA
- a CDS encoding TonB-dependent receptor domain-containing protein, translated as MNLKHLLVAVCIFTGHLINAQNFKGQVLDHENNPIEEAHITVNNKATTYTDSNGNFDLTIPEKGASIAISYLGYKTFEDFITPQTERASFVLDEAPINISGVMVTGNSKTDPVFTVETNDYVKKIVQPRNVADLFNDVNGFSLIKRGNYANDPSFRASQYEQLNVQFDGGTKAMHACPNRMDPVTTHVIPEEIEKIEIIKGPYTVRYGATFGGIVNMVTQVPDASDYGIHGSVHVGYESNGGSLVSMARLQQATEKYDITGNVGLRDFGNYEDGDGTEVPSSFRSLDYGVKVGLNFTPNQRLQAHWRQSFGRDVLHAGLPMDTDLDDSSILSLDYKLTGLNGTLKNIDAKLYYSYVDHVMSNAKRPSFMMTDAVSAINATTAGGKIEFKLKPSENFTLFTGIDAMHIGRDGERTRLVKRNMMGPLPTPMEFTDKVWQDSYINDIGLFAESKYPLTDHTILTTGLRYDLVTSKIKDPAADFLALYPDLDKTTEHNFSGTASIKYAPSTEFMMELAYGRGVRSANMIERVINHFTVGQDSYEYIGNPNLDAEVNNQFEIGFKGKLPFTDTSSDRFIYSSSFYYSFYENYIVAVIDETQTRKFMPMAQPRNPKVFRNLDKAYKTGFEVAAGVDFLNNFNFTTELAYVYAKNKDLNESLPLVPPLTTRFKLGFEKEKFWVNANYTLTSKQDNISESFGETQTAGYEVMDIRLGVVPIKNLTLGVAALNVFDETYHNHLNFSFKNQANFKAVPINDPGRNLSAFVQYKF; from the coding sequence ATGAATTTAAAACATCTTTTGGTGGCCGTATGCATATTTACCGGTCACTTAATAAACGCACAGAATTTTAAAGGTCAAGTTTTAGACCATGAAAACAATCCAATTGAAGAAGCGCATATTACTGTAAACAATAAGGCTACAACCTATACAGATTCTAACGGTAATTTTGATTTAACTATTCCTGAAAAAGGAGCAAGCATTGCCATATCATATCTTGGCTATAAGACTTTTGAAGATTTCATTACCCCTCAAACAGAAAGAGCTTCATTTGTACTTGATGAGGCACCCATCAATATTTCTGGGGTAATGGTCACCGGAAACTCAAAAACCGATCCTGTTTTCACTGTCGAAACCAATGACTATGTGAAAAAGATTGTGCAACCCAGAAATGTCGCTGATCTTTTTAACGATGTCAACGGGTTTTCATTAATAAAACGGGGTAATTATGCCAATGACCCTAGTTTTAGGGCTTCACAATATGAGCAATTGAACGTGCAATTTGATGGTGGCACTAAAGCTATGCACGCTTGCCCAAATCGAATGGATCCCGTTACCACACATGTTATCCCTGAGGAAATTGAAAAAATCGAAATTATCAAAGGACCATACACAGTACGTTATGGTGCCACCTTTGGAGGCATTGTTAATATGGTGACACAAGTCCCCGATGCCAGTGATTATGGAATTCATGGTAGTGTACATGTAGGATACGAAAGTAACGGTGGTTCATTGGTTTCAATGGCACGTTTACAACAAGCTACTGAAAAATACGATATTACAGGGAATGTAGGTTTAAGGGATTTCGGCAATTACGAAGATGGAGATGGTACAGAAGTCCCATCCTCTTTCCGAAGTTTGGATTATGGAGTTAAAGTAGGTCTCAATTTTACGCCGAACCAACGATTACAAGCACATTGGAGGCAATCTTTTGGACGAGATGTACTTCACGCAGGATTACCAATGGATACCGATTTAGATGATAGTAGTATTCTATCTCTGGATTATAAATTGACCGGATTAAACGGTACACTTAAGAACATTGATGCAAAACTCTATTATAGTTATGTGGATCATGTAATGAGCAATGCCAAAAGACCTAGTTTTATGATGACCGATGCCGTTTCCGCGATTAATGCCACCACTGCAGGCGGGAAAATCGAATTCAAACTAAAACCTTCTGAAAATTTCACCCTCTTTACAGGTATAGATGCCATGCATATTGGCAGGGATGGTGAACGTACCCGATTGGTGAAACGCAATATGATGGGGCCCTTACCTACTCCTATGGAATTTACTGATAAGGTTTGGCAAGATTCTTATATAAATGATATCGGTCTTTTTGCAGAAAGTAAATATCCATTGACTGACCATACTATTTTGACTACAGGATTGCGCTATGATTTGGTTACTTCGAAAATAAAGGATCCTGCAGCAGATTTTCTTGCTTTATATCCGGATTTAGATAAAACAACCGAGCATAATTTTAGTGGTACAGCATCAATAAAATACGCTCCCTCTACTGAGTTTATGATGGAATTGGCCTATGGAAGAGGAGTACGCTCAGCAAATATGATAGAACGTGTTATCAACCATTTTACAGTTGGTCAGGATTCTTATGAATATATTGGCAACCCTAATTTGGATGCAGAGGTCAACAACCAATTTGAAATAGGGTTCAAGGGAAAACTACCGTTTACCGATACATCTTCTGACCGATTTATTTATAGCTCATCTTTCTATTATTCGTTCTATGAGAACTATATAGTGGCCGTGATTGATGAAACACAAACACGTAAGTTTATGCCAATGGCCCAACCCAGAAATCCCAAGGTTTTCAGAAATTTAGATAAAGCTTATAAAACCGGTTTTGAAGTTGCTGCTGGGGTCGATTTTCTCAACAATTTCAATTTCACGACAGAATTGGCCTATGTATATGCTAAAAATAAGGATTTGAATGAATCCTTACCATTGGTACCTCCTCTGACCACCAGGTTTAAACTAGGATTCGAAAAGGAAAAGTTTTGGGTAAACGCCAACTATACCTTAACCTCAAAACAGGATAATATTTCGGAATCGTTTGGCGAAACACAGACGGCAGGATATGAAGTAATGGATATTAGATTGGGGGTTGTGCCCATTAAAAATCTTACATTGGGAGTAGCGGCATTAAATGTGTTTGATGAAACCTATCACAACCACTTGAATTTTTCATTTAAAAACCAAGCTAATTTTAAAGCTGTACCAATCAATGATCCTGGTAGAAATTTATCTGCTTTTGTACAGTACAAATTCTAG
- a CDS encoding OmpP1/FadL family transporter, with the protein MRKTILNLSFLFFATTVLAQSGHIMQGVGAVNMSMGGAATAQPLDISGAMQWNPAALSVFDSKSIKLDVGLFFSSPELSSSLPPNMLWQPGDFGPGAPGSPAVNGTTMDDRGMSPMPALAMVWGKEGSKHTFGASAFGISGFGVTFPQEANLPMDTSGNPNPNWNPTDSNPINWPQSLNGFGHIESDYMLLQVGLSYAYELSDKFSFGIQPNINYAALELAPNPTANPTMAGYPTADKASAIGFGAQFGLFYDSGLGLKLGASYKTAQKFGEFEFDNTYLDNSTAKNNFQMDYPAILSLGFGYSAGDVDLALDFRRVDYENTEGFSETGWTPTASVAGFGWKNISILSAGLQYKGINKLPLRFGYTYSSNPIPEEVTFFNIPATAIIKNAYQFGLSYEVNNTWKLDAVYHYGDSNGATEGKILNPMMTSPNNPLGAVPGSSVSYEMTTSMIMVGIGYTFNQ; encoded by the coding sequence ATGAGAAAAACAATTCTTAATTTATCGTTTCTATTTTTTGCAACAACGGTCTTAGCTCAGTCTGGTCATATTATGCAAGGTGTTGGGGCTGTTAATATGTCAATGGGAGGAGCGGCGACTGCCCAACCTCTTGATATTTCCGGTGCAATGCAATGGAACCCAGCAGCACTTTCTGTTTTTGACAGTAAAAGTATTAAACTCGATGTAGGTTTATTCTTTTCTTCACCAGAGTTAAGCTCAAGCCTACCTCCAAATATGTTATGGCAACCTGGTGATTTTGGCCCAGGGGCACCTGGTTCACCAGCAGTTAATGGTACAACCATGGATGACAGAGGAATGTCACCAATGCCGGCATTAGCAATGGTTTGGGGAAAAGAGGGGAGTAAGCATACGTTTGGAGCTTCTGCATTTGGTATAAGTGGCTTTGGTGTTACTTTTCCACAGGAAGCCAATTTGCCTATGGACACAAGTGGTAACCCTAATCCAAATTGGAATCCAACAGATTCCAATCCAATTAACTGGCCACAAAGTTTAAATGGTTTTGGACATATTGAATCTGATTACATGTTATTACAAGTAGGTTTGTCCTATGCTTATGAATTGTCTGATAAGTTTTCTTTTGGAATTCAACCAAATATTAATTATGCTGCACTGGAATTAGCACCTAATCCAACAGCAAATCCAACAATGGCAGGTTATCCAACCGCAGATAAAGCTTCGGCAATTGGTTTTGGAGCTCAATTTGGATTATTCTATGATTCTGGATTAGGATTAAAATTAGGGGCATCCTATAAAACAGCTCAAAAATTTGGGGAATTTGAATTTGATAATACTTATTTGGATAATAGTACTGCTAAAAACAATTTTCAAATGGATTACCCCGCTATTTTATCTCTTGGATTTGGTTACTCAGCAGGAGATGTTGATTTAGCACTTGATTTTAGAAGAGTGGATTATGAAAACACAGAGGGTTTTTCTGAAACTGGATGGACTCCAACAGCTTCTGTAGCTGGATTTGGATGGAAAAATATATCTATTTTATCAGCGGGGCTTCAGTATAAGGGAATAAACAAATTACCATTACGTTTTGGTTATACCTATAGCTCAAACCCTATTCCGGAAGAAGTGACATTTTTTAATATTCCAGCAACTGCAATAATTAAAAATGCATATCAATTTGGATTAAGTTATGAAGTAAATAACACTTGGAAACTAGATGCTGTCTATCATTATGGAGATAGTAATGGAGCAACGGAAGGAAAAATCTTAAATCCGATGATGACTTCTCCGAACAATCCTCTAGGTGCAGTTCCTGGGTCATCGGTTTCCTACGAAATGACTACGTCGATGATCATGGTTGGTATTGGTTATACTTTTAATCAATAA
- a CDS encoding NAD(P)/FAD-dependent oxidoreductase: protein MKNLVILGAGTSGTMMANHLVKKLQKKDWKITIVDQYKTHYYQPGFLFLPFDTYTEDQVKKKGGKFIPKGVNYIQKKIEQIFPEDNKVELSDETLEYDILIVATGSKIAPDETEGLLGPLWQKDIFDFYTYEGALSLRNKLREWEGGKLVIHLTEMPIKCPVAPLEFAFLADSYFRKKGMRDKVEITYVTPLSGAFTKPTCTKALNYLLEEKQINIEIDFAIERVDNDNKMIIDYADKEIPFDLLVTIPTNMGDEVIERSGMGDDLNFIPTHKHSLQSKAHKNVFVIGDATNVPASKAGSVAHFQAETLTDNILLYTKGYKLKEEFDGHANCFIETGNNKALLIDFNYDQEPVHGTFPFAGIGPLKLLKESVFNHWGKLAFRWVYWNMLLKGIAIPFVSRNMSFKGKKFDIKAE, encoded by the coding sequence ATGAAAAACTTAGTAATATTAGGAGCGGGTACTTCAGGAACGATGATGGCAAACCATTTGGTTAAAAAACTACAAAAAAAAGATTGGAAAATCACCATAGTAGATCAATACAAAACCCATTATTACCAACCAGGTTTCCTTTTTCTACCTTTTGATACATATACAGAGGATCAAGTAAAAAAGAAAGGTGGTAAATTCATTCCAAAAGGAGTAAATTATATTCAAAAAAAAATAGAACAAATTTTTCCAGAAGATAATAAAGTTGAACTCTCTGATGAAACGCTTGAGTATGATATTTTGATAGTCGCTACTGGTTCTAAAATTGCACCCGATGAAACAGAAGGCTTATTAGGCCCCCTTTGGCAAAAAGACATTTTTGATTTCTATACTTATGAAGGTGCTTTATCTCTTCGAAATAAACTACGGGAATGGGAAGGTGGTAAATTAGTGATTCATTTAACTGAGATGCCTATAAAATGTCCAGTAGCACCATTGGAATTTGCTTTTCTTGCCGATTCCTATTTCCGGAAAAAAGGAATGAGGGACAAGGTAGAAATTACATATGTGACACCACTTTCAGGTGCATTCACAAAACCAACTTGTACCAAAGCGCTCAATTATCTTTTGGAAGAAAAACAAATCAATATTGAGATTGATTTTGCCATAGAACGTGTGGATAATGATAACAAAATGATTATTGACTATGCAGATAAAGAAATCCCTTTTGATTTATTAGTCACTATTCCAACAAATATGGGTGATGAGGTTATTGAACGCTCGGGAATGGGGGATGATTTAAATTTTATTCCAACACACAAACATAGTTTGCAGTCAAAAGCCCATAAAAATGTTTTTGTAATTGGTGATGCCACAAATGTACCTGCATCTAAAGCAGGTTCTGTAGCCCATTTTCAAGCAGAGACCCTGACTGACAATATTCTCCTTTACACTAAGGGATATAAACTAAAGGAAGAATTTGATGGTCATGCGAATTGTTTCATAGAAACAGGTAACAACAAGGCATTGCTGATTGACTTTAACTATGATCAGGAACCAGTTCACGGGACATTCCCTTTTGCCGGTATTGGACCACTAAAGTTATTAAAGGAAAGCGTTTTCAACCATTGGGGGAAACTTGCCTTTAGATGGGTTTATTGGAATATGCTATTGAAAGGCATTGCAATACCTTTTGTCTCAAGGAACATGAGTTTCAAGGGTAAAAAGTTTGATATAAAAGCAGAATAG
- the ric gene encoding iron-sulfur cluster repair di-iron protein translates to MIITENKTVGETVTENIKTAHIFKKYGIDFCCGGGISINKACEKKNVDFSKLVEELQLVDKTQKAYDYDKWELGFLIDHIVNIHHAYVTESIPLILQYSARVAEVHGHHYKEVIEINTLFGEVSIELKAHLKDEETILFPYVKQMVKAEKEETRIGLADFGSVSNPIKTMFEEHEGAGDAFKKIAQLTNNYTPPQDACNTFRALYAKLEEFEQDLHQHIHLENNILFPKAIQLEKSL, encoded by the coding sequence ATGATAATTACAGAGAATAAAACCGTAGGCGAAACGGTAACCGAAAATATTAAGACAGCCCATATTTTTAAGAAATATGGTATTGATTTTTGCTGTGGTGGTGGCATAAGTATAAATAAAGCATGTGAGAAAAAGAATGTGGATTTCTCAAAACTAGTAGAAGAACTACAACTTGTTGATAAAACCCAAAAAGCTTATGATTATGATAAATGGGAACTCGGGTTTCTAATTGATCATATTGTAAATATTCATCATGCCTATGTAACTGAATCAATTCCCCTAATTCTTCAATATTCAGCTAGGGTTGCAGAAGTTCATGGTCATCATTATAAAGAAGTTATTGAGATAAACACCCTTTTTGGGGAGGTGTCCATAGAATTAAAAGCCCATTTGAAAGATGAGGAAACCATTCTTTTTCCATATGTAAAGCAGATGGTAAAAGCAGAAAAAGAGGAGACCAGAATCGGACTCGCTGATTTCGGAAGTGTTAGTAATCCAATTAAAACTATGTTCGAGGAACATGAGGGTGCAGGCGATGCTTTTAAAAAAATTGCGCAGTTGACCAATAACTATACTCCACCTCAAGACGCATGTAATACGTTCAGGGCACTTTACGCCAAGTTAGAAGAATTTGAGCAAGACCTGCATCAACATATTCATTTAGAAAACAATATTTTATTTCCAAAAGCCATCCAATTAGAAAAGTCTTTATAA